One region of Aeromicrobium sp. Sec7.5 genomic DNA includes:
- the gatB gene encoding Asp-tRNA(Asn)/Glu-tRNA(Gln) amidotransferase subunit GatB: MNAATKTPLVPFDEALTRYEPVMGLEVHVELGTNTKMFCGCATEFGAEPNTQVCPVCLGLPGALPVVNAKAIESAIRIGLALNCEIAEWCRFARKNYFYPDQPKNFQTSQYDEPIAFDGYTDVTLPSEDGGDGEVYRIEIERAHMEEDTGKSLHVGGATGRIHGADHSLLDYNRAGIPLIEIVTRTIEVPGDKAPLVARAYVNQLRDLMVALGVSDARMDQGSLRADVNLSLKPVGSSTLGTRSETKNVNSFRSVERAVRYEVGRHAGILDAGQKVVQETRHFHESDGTTSPGREKSDAEDYRYFPEPDLAPVAPSREWVDELRGTLPEPPSERRKRLQAEWDFSDLDMRDTIGAGALELVATTVTAGAAPQAARKWWLGELARRSNDTGVDLADLPITPEQVAGVQALIDAGRINDKLARDVFDGVLAGEGTPEEVVAARGLEVVSDDGALGDAVDRAIEANPDVADKIRDGKLQAAGALIGAVMKEMRGQADAGRVRELILEKLS, encoded by the coding sequence ATGAACGCCGCGACGAAGACCCCGCTGGTGCCGTTCGACGAGGCGCTCACGCGCTACGAGCCGGTCATGGGCCTGGAGGTCCACGTCGAGCTCGGCACGAACACCAAGATGTTCTGCGGCTGCGCCACCGAGTTCGGCGCTGAGCCCAACACCCAGGTCTGCCCCGTGTGCCTGGGCCTGCCCGGCGCGCTCCCGGTCGTCAACGCCAAGGCGATCGAGTCGGCCATCCGCATCGGACTCGCGCTCAACTGCGAGATCGCCGAGTGGTGCCGGTTCGCCCGCAAGAACTACTTCTACCCGGACCAGCCGAAGAACTTCCAGACGTCGCAGTACGACGAGCCGATCGCGTTCGACGGCTACACCGACGTCACTCTGCCTTCTGAAGACGGGGGCGACGGCGAGGTCTACCGCATCGAGATCGAGCGCGCGCACATGGAGGAGGACACCGGCAAGAGCCTCCACGTGGGCGGCGCGACGGGCCGTATCCACGGTGCCGACCACTCGCTGCTCGACTACAACCGCGCCGGCATCCCGCTGATCGAGATCGTCACGCGCACGATCGAGGTGCCCGGCGACAAGGCACCGTTGGTCGCCCGCGCCTACGTGAACCAGCTGCGTGACCTGATGGTGGCCCTCGGGGTCTCGGACGCCCGGATGGACCAGGGCTCGCTCCGCGCCGACGTCAACCTCTCGCTGAAGCCGGTCGGCTCAAGCACCCTCGGCACGCGCAGCGAGACCAAGAACGTCAACTCCTTCCGCTCCGTCGAGCGCGCCGTCCGGTACGAGGTCGGCCGCCACGCCGGCATCCTCGACGCCGGCCAGAAGGTCGTCCAGGAGACCCGTCACTTCCACGAGTCCGACGGCACGACGTCGCCCGGACGTGAGAAGTCCGACGCCGAGGACTACCGCTACTTCCCGGAGCCCGACCTGGCGCCCGTCGCCCCGTCGCGCGAGTGGGTCGACGAGCTGCGCGGCACGCTGCCCGAGCCGCCCTCGGAGCGTCGCAAGCGGCTCCAGGCGGAGTGGGACTTCTCCGACCTCGACATGCGCGACACGATCGGTGCGGGGGCCCTCGAGCTCGTCGCCACGACGGTCACGGCGGGCGCCGCGCCCCAGGCCGCACGCAAGTGGTGGCTCGGCGAGCTGGCCCGGCGCTCCAACGACACGGGTGTCGACCTGGCGGACCTGCCGATCACCCCGGAGCAGGTCGCCGGGGTCCAGGCGCTCATCGACGCCGGACGCATCAACGACAAGCTCGCGCGTGACGTCTTCGACGGCGTCCTCGCCGGTGAGGGCACGCCCGAGGAGGTCGTGGCGGCCCGTGGTCTGGAGGTCGTCTCCGACGACGGCGCCCTCGGCGACGCGGTCGACCGGGCGATCGAGGCCAACCCTGACGTGGCCGACAAGATCCGCGACGGCAAGCTCCAGGCCGCCGGCGCGCTGATCGGCGCGGTCATGAAGGAGATGCGCGGTCAGGCCGACGCCGGCCGCGTCCGCGAGCTGATCCTCGAGAAGCTCAGCTGA
- a CDS encoding alpha/beta fold hydrolase: MIQPALVRFHDVRSADGTVLRAWGNGGSGPAVLISNGLGTNPYAWPALLRPDNGMRVLGWNHRGIGGSERPESGRVDMDAHLEDMAAVMDDAGVDSAVVVGWSIGVNVAFEFAVRYPDRVSGILAVCGVPGATFSTMLEPWRVPPIVAQNLMVGLARLSTVTGHGLAPVTSRIPWTRFSVNLLKMARVFAPSADDTVLRAVVQEFFTSHPAWYAQLALEAARHDRVSLSQITVPTTLVAGTKDLLAGAGAMRSAAERIPGARYRVVEGTHFLPIEWPEVVLEELEWLLERVS; encoded by the coding sequence GTGATCCAGCCCGCCCTCGTCCGCTTCCACGACGTCCGCAGCGCCGACGGCACGGTGCTTCGCGCCTGGGGGAACGGCGGATCAGGTCCGGCCGTGCTGATCTCGAACGGGCTGGGCACCAACCCGTACGCCTGGCCCGCTCTCCTGCGCCCCGACAACGGGATGCGGGTGCTGGGGTGGAACCACCGCGGCATCGGCGGTTCGGAGCGCCCCGAGTCGGGCCGCGTCGACATGGATGCCCACCTCGAGGACATGGCGGCCGTCATGGACGATGCCGGCGTCGATTCCGCCGTCGTGGTCGGCTGGTCGATCGGCGTGAACGTGGCTTTCGAGTTCGCCGTCCGGTATCCCGACCGCGTCAGCGGGATCCTGGCGGTCTGCGGCGTCCCGGGCGCCACGTTCTCGACGATGCTCGAACCGTGGCGGGTGCCCCCGATCGTGGCGCAGAACCTCATGGTCGGTCTGGCCCGGCTCTCGACCGTGACCGGTCACGGCCTGGCGCCCGTCACCAGCCGGATCCCCTGGACCCGGTTCTCGGTCAACCTGCTCAAGATGGCCCGCGTGTTCGCGCCGAGCGCCGACGACACGGTGCTGCGCGCCGTCGTGCAGGAGTTCTTCACGTCCCACCCCGCCTGGTACGCCCAGCTGGCGCTGGAGGCGGCCCGGCACGACCGGGTCTCGCTCTCGCAGATCACCGTGCCGACCACGCTCGTGGCCGGCACGAAGGACCTCCTGGCCGGTGCCGGGGCGATGCGCTCGGCCGCCGAGCGCATCCCCGGTGCGCGCTACCGCGTCGTCGAGGGCACGCACTTCCTGCCGATCGAGTGGCCCGAGGTCGTGCTCGAGGAGCTCGAGTGGCTCCTCGAGCGCGTCAGCTGA
- a CDS encoding patatin-like phospholipase family protein, with the protein MAGEPHDARHGSADLVLEGGGVKGIALVGAAVALDDAGWRFERVAGSSAGAVVGAVMAAMRHAGEPMARADDIMRTLDYTLMQDRRPGLRWLQWWPRAADAWGILFHLGMHPGEYLTQWLRGVLGDLGVRTFGDLLLDPGATDLRQRYRLVVSTSDLSRQRVLRIPWDLPSYGVRPDDVDVATAVRASAGIPFMFEPVRLRGAHGESTLADGSLLETFPVAAFDRDDGAAPRWPTIGVRLSSPASERAPAVPVTGPISMLRSLIHTTVDSTQIRHVEDPRDAERTIFAKPRGVGWTDFDITPAQQQSLYDDGFAAAQRWIERRAGRPLA; encoded by the coding sequence ATGGCAGGCGAACCCCACGACGCGCGACACGGATCCGCCGATCTCGTCCTCGAGGGCGGCGGGGTCAAGGGCATCGCCCTGGTGGGAGCCGCCGTCGCGCTCGACGACGCCGGGTGGCGGTTCGAGCGGGTCGCGGGCTCGTCCGCGGGGGCCGTCGTGGGCGCGGTGATGGCCGCGATGCGGCACGCGGGGGAGCCGATGGCGCGCGCCGACGACATCATGCGCACGCTCGACTACACGCTGATGCAGGACCGCCGGCCCGGCCTGCGGTGGCTGCAGTGGTGGCCGCGCGCGGCCGACGCCTGGGGCATCCTGTTCCACCTCGGCATGCATCCGGGGGAGTACCTGACGCAGTGGCTCCGCGGGGTCCTGGGCGATCTGGGGGTGCGGACGTTCGGTGACCTGCTGCTCGACCCGGGCGCGACCGATCTGCGCCAGCGGTACCGGCTCGTCGTGTCCACGAGCGACCTCTCGCGGCAGCGGGTCCTCCGCATCCCGTGGGACCTGCCGTCCTACGGGGTGCGGCCTGACGACGTCGACGTCGCGACGGCGGTGCGGGCCTCGGCCGGGATCCCCTTCATGTTCGAGCCGGTGCGGCTGCGCGGCGCCCACGGGGAGTCGACGTTGGCCGACGGCTCCCTGCTCGAGACCTTTCCGGTCGCCGCCTTCGACCGCGACGACGGTGCGGCACCACGCTGGCCCACGATCGGGGTGCGACTCAGCTCTCCGGCGAGCGAGCGCGCGCCGGCGGTCCCCGTGACCGGTCCGATCTCGATGCTCCGCAGCCTGATCCACACCACGGTCGACTCGACGCAGATCCGTCACGTCGAGGACCCGCGCGACGCCGAGCGCACGATCTTCGCGAAGCCGCGTGGCGTCGGGTGGACCGACTTCGACATCACGCCTGCGCAGCAGCAGTCGCTGTACGACGACGGATTCGCGGCGGCGCAGCGGTGGATCGAGCGCCGCGCCGGTCGGCCGCTGGCCTAG